In Epinephelus lanceolatus isolate andai-2023 chromosome 16, ASM4190304v1, whole genome shotgun sequence, one DNA window encodes the following:
- the rpa3 gene encoding replication protein A 14 kDa subunit translates to MAGILDVPKPRITCALLSQYINRPVCFVGRVEKVHPTGRTFTVADGEGQIATVELNDPLEEELSGVVEVIGMVSNKGAIMATTYNMLREDRGIPFDLELYTEALKVIHDFPQHYPFEVAASG, encoded by the exons ATGGCAGGCATACTGGACGTCCCGAAACCAAGAATAACCTGCGCTTTGCTGTCGCAGTACATCAACAGACCGGTCTGCTTCGTCGGGCGGGTTGAAAAG GTTCACCCGACAGGAAGAACGTTCACAGTCGCGGATGGAGAAGGACAGATTGCAACAGTTGAACTTAATGACCCT CTTGAAGAAGAGCTGAGTGGTGTTGTGGAGGTGATTGGTATGGTGTCCAACAAAGGAGCAATAATGGCCACCACATACAACATGCTGCGCGAGGACAGGGGCATTCCCTTTG ATTTAGAGCTGTATACTGAAGCCCTGAAAGTCATCCATGATTTCCCCCAGCACTACCCCTTTGAAGTGGCAGCAAGTGGATGA